Genomic DNA from Bacteroidales bacterium:
ATGTATAAATATATAGCCGGAAATATTCAATATCCTGATCAGGCAAAAAAAGACGGAATTGAAGGTCGAGTATATATCAGTTTTATTGTTGAAAAAGACGGCAGAATAAGTAAGGTAGAAACTATGAGAGGCATTGGTGGAGGTTGCGATAAAGAAGCATTACGAGTTATACGCAATATGCCAAACTGGATTCCGGGAGAGCAAAGGGGAGAAAAAGTTAGAGTTCAGTACCGCATGCCTATTAAGTTTACTTTAAGTGGAGCAAAAAATGACAAAGAAATTACTGATGATAGCGATAATCAACTATTCCAAGTTGTAGAAAAAATGCCCGAATTTACAGGAGGAAAACAGGCAATGTACAAATACATTTCAAATAATATTAAATATCCTAAACAAGCCAAAACAGAAAATATACAAGGAAAAGTATTTATTGAATTTATTATTGAGAAAGATGGTAAAATTAGTAATGTTAAAGTAAAACGAGGTATTGGGGGCGGCTGCGATGAAGAAGCATTACGAGTTATACGCAATATGCCAAGCTGGATTCCGGGGAAACAAAGGGGAGAAAATGTTCGGGTTGTCTATACAATCCCAATAAAATTTAACCTAAACTAAAAGCATACCGTTAAGACAAAAAAAGCCTGATAATCAAATGATTATCAGGCTTTCTGTATTAAGTATAGGCTAAAATTAGATAACTTTAACGTTTACTGCATTTAGACCTTTTTTTCCTTCTTGTAACTCGAATTCTACTTCGTCGCCTTCGCGAATCTCGTCAATTAAGCCAGAGATATGTACAAAATGTTCTTTGTTTGTTCCTTCTTCTTTAATGAAACCAAAACCTTTGGTATCGTTGAAGAACTTTACTGTTCCTTTATTCATTGTTAAAAATTATAATATTAATAAAGCGCAAAGATAAACTTATAAATAACAATCGAACGCTTTTTTGTTAAAAAAAATGATGAAATATAAAATATATTGCATTTAAACAGCTTTTCATTGAAAATCTGCATACTACAAAAAGCAAAAGTATAACTAAAATACATTGTAAGCATATTTGTAATTACAACTCCATTATATTTATACTCTTTTCATACCCAATCCATAATAAAACACAACAATTACAATAATTTCGCATAGTCTTTTGAGCGACTGTAGTAATTATTTACCTTTATATTGTATAGAGAATATAATTCGCATTCCCAATCGTTAACTAATGAAAATTTTCGACATCAAATTTCAAGAATACATTGAGCGCACCAATTTTTATATAGCCTTTACCTATGCTTCACTTTTTAACCTTGATATTTGGTTAATCTACCGAAAGTCTAATTTATAACAATTTAATTATGTGATTATTACAAAAAAGCACATTGATATTAAAGCTTTAATTATCAATCAAAATATCACACAAAATTAAGTCAGCAAAATATTTGCAAAGCACAAAGCCTTCCGCTATCTTTGCAAGGTAGAATTTAAATAGAGCTTATGGAAGACGCAAGTATTTTGATTTCTGGGATTGAATACAAAATCAAGGTGCTAGTCGAGAACAACAAGGCCCTTTTTGAAGAAAACGCAAAATTAAAACAGCAAAATTTGGAGTTAAATACTTTGGTTCAAATGCAAAAAAGCGAACTAAAATCTTTAGATGACAAGCTTGCTATTTTAAAAGTATCGAAAACCTTTGGTTCGGATACTGATAGGCAAAGTGCCAAAATCAAAATAAACGAACTAGTGCGGGAAATAGATGAATGTTTAAATCTTTTAAATAAATAAAGATATATGGATGAGTTATCAATAACAATTAATATTGCCAATCGTCCTTATCGTTTAAAAATAAAAAAGGAAGAGGAGGAAACTCTTAGAGCATCTGCTAAAAAAATTGAATCTTTAACAAAGGAATATGCGAAAAATTATCATTTTAACGATTCGCAGGATTTAATAGCAATGGTGGCTTTACAGCTTGCAAACAACTCAACTTCATTAGAAAAACAAATTACTTATCGCGACACAGAGATGACAAAAAAGCTGAAAGATATAGATGAGTATTTAAATGAAAAAGTAAAGATTTAAACACGTTCTTTGAATAAAAATTTACCGCATAATTCAACTTGTTTGTAAACTCAACATTTTACAAATTAGGGTAAAGCTTAGTGGATTTAAAAACAGGCCTCAACCTTCGGGTTTCATTTATTTGAACAGTGGACGTTTGACAATTCCGGCACCCCTATACGTGTCGTATTGGGGTTTACTAAACTCCGAATTATGCGGTTATTTTATATCCCGACTACTAAAAAAACTAAAACAATGGAAATTTTAACAATGGTAGCTATTGCTTTGGTTTCTCTGGGAATTGGCTTCTTTATCGCAAGTTATTTTGTGAAAAGAGCTATGGAGCGCAAAAGCAATAACATTTTAAAAGAAGCTCAGGAAAAAGCTGAAATATTAAAAAAAGAAAAAATATTACAGGCTAAAGAAAAGTTTCTACAACTAAAATCAGAGCACGAAAAGTATGTGCAAGAAAAAAATAACAACTTAAATAGAGCAGAAAATCGTATTAAGCAAAAAGAAACAGCACTTAACCAAAAACTTGAAGACGTAAATCGTAAAAATCGAGAAATTTCTTCTATTAGAGAAAACCTCACAAAACAGTTAGACATTTTAAGCAAAAAAGAAGCTTCTGTTGAAAAAATGCATGCTCAACAACTGGAACAATTAGAAGCAATTTCCGGATTATCTGCTGATGAGGCTAAAGAGCGAATGATTGAAGCCATTAAAGACGAGGCTAAATCAGATGCAATGGTATATATCAATGATATTAAAGAAGAAGCAAAATTCACAGCAAATCAACAGGCAAAGAAAATCGTAATAGAAACCATACAACGTACTGCTGCTGAATACACTATAGAAAATACCGTTTCTGTTTTTCCTTTAGATAGCGATGAGGTAAAAGGTAGAATTATTGGACGCGAAGGTCGTAATATCCGCACTATTGAAGCAATGACAGGAATAGAAATTATCATTGATGATTCACCCGATGCTATTATTCTTTCCGGATTCGATCCCGTTCGCAGAGAAGTAGCACGATTATCTTTACATAAACTGGTAACCGACGGTCGTATCCACCCTGCTCGTATTGAGGAAGTAGTAAATAAAACTCGCAAGCAAATTGAACAAGAAATTATGGAGACGGGTAAGCGTACGCTTATCGATTTAGGTATCCACAATATGCATAACGAATTAGTTAAAATGGTTGGAAGAATGAAATACCGTTCTTCTTACGGTCAGAACCTATTAATGCACTCCATTGAAGTTGCTAAACTAAGTGCTACTATGGCGGCTGAACTGGGTTTAGACACCAAAAAAGCTAAGCGTGCCGGTCTTCTTCACGATATTGGAAAAGTACCGGAAAATGAACCCGATTTACCTCACGCATTATTAGGAATGAAAATGGCTGAGAAATTCCGCGAAAGTGCAGAAATTTGTAATGCCATTGGTGCTCACCACGACGAAATTGAAATGACATCTCTCCTATCGCCTATTGTTCAGGTTTGTGATGCTATTTCCGGTGCTCGTCCCGGTGCTCGTCGCGAAATTGTAGATGCTTACATTCAACGTTTGAAAAAGTTAGAAAGCATAGCTTTAGAATACGAAGGTGTGGTAAAAACATACGCTATTCAAGCTGGTCGTGAACTACGTGTAATAGTTGGAGCCGAAAAAGTAAATGATAATCAAGCAATGGAATTGAGTTATGATCTCTCTAAAAAAATCCAAGAAGAGATGACTTATCCGGGACAAATTAAAATCACAGTTATTCGCGAAACAAGAGCAATTAACTACGCGAAATAAATCAATCTGCTGCTTTTTCAAATTTGAAAAAGCAGCAGATTTTATTTTAAAGCTATGTTACGAATAATCAAATCATTACTAAAACAGTATGTTTATTGGTTGGTAGTTTTCGCATTTATGCGTTTAATCTTCATACTAAGCTATCTGCAATCAATACTATCAGAAAACGTTCCTTTTAGTGAAATTCTATCAACATTCTATTACGCCTTAAAACTTGACGTAGCAACTGCTTCATATTTTTTAATTATACCATTTTTCATACTATTTATTCAAAGCCTGTTTAGTCCACCCTGGCTAAATATAGTAAACAAGGCTTATACGGCTATAATGCTCTTCGCCTTCATTTTAATAAACACAATAGAATTAGGGCTCTATGCCGAATGGAAAGGCAAATTAACATATAAGGCACTCAGCTACTTAGACCATCCAGATGAAATCATAAACTCGGCCGAAACAGGACAAACTATTTTACTAGTTTTACTTTTAATAATACTAACAGCTGCCGGTATTTACCTTTATAACCGCTATTTTTTCACAGCCATACTTCGCATAAGAATTAAGCTCATTAACTCCATACTATTTATTTTACTTGTACCAGGTTTAATGCTGATTTTAGCCAGAGGTGGAATACAAGGAATCCCTATTAACCAAAGCCAATCGTATTTTTCTAAGCATCTTATTTTAAATAATGCAGCCACTAATTCGGCATTTAATTTATTTATTAGTATAAACGAAAACGTAAAAAATATTAATACAAATCCGTTTATCGAAATGCCCTTTGAAGAGGCGAAGCCGATAGTAGAAAATTTATTTGCACGAAAATCGGACAGTATTCCTGAAATTCTCAATCAAAAAAGACCAAATATTGTATTGCTAATTTTAGAAAGCTGGTCGGCAGACCTAATTGAAACCCTTGGTGGAGAACCCGGAATTACTCCGTTCTTTCATTCTTTAGAAAAAGAAAGTTTACTTTTTGATAATGTTTACGGAAGCGGCCCACGTTCCGAACAAGCAATGGCATCAATATTTAGTGGCTTTCCTGCTCATCCAATTTCATCAATAACTGTTCAGCCAGACAAATATCACGGTTTAGCTAGTTGGGTACATATTTTAAATAATGAAGGTTATAAAACGTCATTTTATTTTGGAGGACAAC
This window encodes:
- a CDS encoding cold shock domain-containing protein; translated protein: MNKGTVKFFNDTKGFGFIKEEGTNKEHFVHISGLIDEIREGDEVEFELQEGKKGLNAVNVKVI
- a CDS encoding cell division protein ZapA produces the protein MDELSITINIANRPYRLKIKKEEEETLRASAKKIESLTKEYAKNYHFNDSQDLIAMVALQLANNSTSLEKQITYRDTEMTKKLKDIDEYLNEKVKI
- the rny gene encoding ribonuclease Y; this encodes MEILTMVAIALVSLGIGFFIASYFVKRAMERKSNNILKEAQEKAEILKKEKILQAKEKFLQLKSEHEKYVQEKNNNLNRAENRIKQKETALNQKLEDVNRKNREISSIRENLTKQLDILSKKEASVEKMHAQQLEQLEAISGLSADEAKERMIEAIKDEAKSDAMVYINDIKEEAKFTANQQAKKIVIETIQRTAAEYTIENTVSVFPLDSDEVKGRIIGREGRNIRTIEAMTGIEIIIDDSPDAIILSGFDPVRREVARLSLHKLVTDGRIHPARIEEVVNKTRKQIEQEIMETGKRTLIDLGIHNMHNELVKMVGRMKYRSSYGQNLLMHSIEVAKLSATMAAELGLDTKKAKRAGLLHDIGKVPENEPDLPHALLGMKMAEKFRESAEICNAIGAHHDEIEMTSLLSPIVQVCDAISGARPGARREIVDAYIQRLKKLESIALEYEGVVKTYAIQAGRELRVIVGAEKVNDNQAMELSYDLSKKIQEEMTYPGQIKITVIRETRAINYAK
- a CDS encoding sulfatase-like hydrolase/transferase; translation: MLRIIKSLLKQYVYWLVVFAFMRLIFILSYLQSILSENVPFSEILSTFYYALKLDVATASYFLIIPFFILFIQSLFSPPWLNIVNKAYTAIMLFAFILINTIELGLYAEWKGKLTYKALSYLDHPDEIINSAETGQTILLVLLLIILTAAGIYLYNRYFFTAILRIRIKLINSILFILLVPGLMLILARGGIQGIPINQSQSYFSKHLILNNAATNSAFNLFISINENVKNINTNPFIEMPFEEAKPIVENLFARKSDSIPEILNQKRPNIVLLILESWSADLIETLGGEPGITPFFHSLEKESLLFDNVYGSGPRSEQAMASIFSGFPAHPISSITVQPDKYHGLASWVHILNNEGYKTSFYFGGQLIYGNIKSYILYNAFDRVKEVYDFNPKLPQGKLGIHDEYTLMEMADDLDQMKEPFLSALFTLSSHSPYDQPKPKVEVLPWGGSERDYINAAYYTDQSLKKFFERARKTKWFKNTLFIIVADHSHSSYRKYNMQQSEYHKIPLMFYGPVLKPEFRGKINTHLGYQPDLVATLLPQINLDASAFYWSKNLLDDSTSQFAYTAYEEGFAWLRPTGQISYEKRFNYYYVNTVPKAQFDSINKEGKAFLQVLFQDYMDR